The Acidobacteriota bacterium DNA segment TGCCCGTCGGAATCGGCCCCGCGACCACCGGCGTCGGCTGCGCCTGGCCACGCCCGCCCTGCCCCCGACCGGGCGGCGGCTGCCCGCCCTGCTGAAAGGCCAGCAGCGAATGCTCTTCCCAACTGTAGACCGCGGCCGTTGTCGCGGCCAGCGTGCCGGCTGTCCTGATGAAACCACGACGACTGACCTTTTTCCCTGCCATAGAAGTCTCCTCACCAAGAAGGCAATTCCACTCTCGTCAAGACACCAAGTCAGGGCTTCCTGGAGCCGCCCCGACCACTGGCGTCAGAAGCTGAATCGCGCCGTGAACTGCATCGACCGCGCTGTCTGATAGCCAGTCGCCACGCCGAACCCTGCTCCGCGCGGCTTGGACTTCGAGTCGATAACGTTGCCACTCGCATCGAACGGCAGGTTCGTGATCGTTGTCGGAGTACTCGGGCTGTTCAGGTTCATCGTCGTGTTGCGGCCGGTGATGTTGCCAAAGTTGGGGGCGTTGAAGATATCGAGACGAAGCTGGACGTTCCTGCGCCCACCCAGCGAAATCGTCTTGTTGATCGACAGGTCCAGACTCTGCTGGAAGCATCCGTAC contains these protein-coding regions:
- a CDS encoding twin-arginine translocation signal domain-containing protein — translated: MAGKKVSRRGFIRTAGTLAATTAAVYSWEEHSLLAFQQGGQPPPGRGQGGRGQAQPTPVVAGPIPTG